The following are encoded in a window of Bacillota bacterium genomic DNA:
- the fusA gene encoding elongation factor G — MKRYRTEDLRNVALIAHGGAGKTSLAEAILFDAGAIDRLGKVDDGTSTMDYDPDEIRRKISISTSVAPLEWKGVKINLIDTPGYADFIGEVKSGLRVADAALVVVCAVSGVEVGTENVWKFADERQLPRAIVVTKLDRENADFFKTVDALRSTFGNRCVPVQIPIGSQDSFRGVVDLITMKAVVYEDGSGTKFKEADVPGELAGRAQELRDTLVEIAAESDDELIEKYLEGNELSQEEIVRGLRAGVMQRKAYPILCASALRNIGVQPLMDAIVSLLPSPADAGAVEGQVPGSGEKAERPPEDTAPLAALVFKTTADPFVGKISMFRVYSGTLRSDSQVYNITRDAQERIGQVFFMKGKQQEPAGEVGAGDIAAVAKLSVTGTGDTFTDKANPIVLPAIDFPKPTLAMAMKPKSKGDEDKISSGLARLAEEDPTVVVRRDVETSETIVEGMGEVHIEVIAEKLKRKFGTDVVLETPKVPYRETIRGTAKVEGKHKKQTGGRGQYGHVFLELEPLPPGGEFEFVDKIFGGAVPRQYIPAVEKGVREALQDGVLAGYPMVDIRVTLYDGSYHPVDSSEMAFKIAASMAFKKGALEAHPVLLEPIMNVQVVVPESQMGDVMGDLNKRRGRIMGMEPHGRYQVIKAQVPMAEMFKYAIDLRSITGGRGSYSMEFSHYEEVPAQISQQIIEKAKKEKEQQG, encoded by the coding sequence TTGAAAAGATACCGGACGGAAGATCTCCGGAACGTGGCCCTCATCGCCCATGGCGGGGCGGGTAAGACCAGCCTTGCCGAGGCGATTTTGTTTGACGCCGGCGCGATCGACAGGCTCGGTAAGGTCGACGATGGAACCAGCACGATGGACTATGACCCGGACGAGATCAGACGGAAGATCTCCATTTCCACCTCGGTAGCTCCCCTCGAGTGGAAGGGCGTCAAGATCAACCTCATCGACACCCCCGGGTACGCGGACTTCATAGGCGAGGTGAAGAGCGGGCTGCGCGTGGCGGACGCGGCGCTCGTGGTTGTTTGCGCCGTCTCCGGCGTCGAGGTGGGAACAGAGAACGTGTGGAAGTTCGCCGACGAGCGGCAGCTTCCCAGGGCCATCGTCGTCACGAAGCTGGACCGCGAAAACGCCGATTTCTTCAAAACCGTCGATGCTCTGCGAAGCACGTTCGGCAATCGTTGCGTCCCCGTTCAAATCCCCATAGGGTCTCAGGACAGCTTCCGAGGAGTGGTTGACCTCATCACGATGAAGGCTGTCGTGTACGAGGACGGGTCGGGCACCAAGTTCAAGGAAGCGGATGTGCCCGGAGAACTCGCCGGGCGGGCGCAGGAGCTCCGGGACACGCTCGTCGAGATCGCAGCGGAAAGCGACGACGAGTTAATAGAGAAATACCTCGAGGGCAACGAGTTGTCCCAAGAGGAGATCGTGAGAGGGCTCAGGGCTGGGGTGATGCAGAGAAAGGCGTACCCGATCCTGTGCGCATCTGCGCTGCGGAACATCGGCGTTCAGCCTCTCATGGACGCCATCGTGTCCCTGTTGCCTTCGCCTGCGGACGCCGGCGCAGTTGAGGGTCAAGTGCCGGGGTCCGGAGAGAAAGCCGAGAGGCCTCCCGAGGACACCGCGCCGCTCGCGGCCCTCGTATTCAAGACCACGGCGGACCCGTTCGTGGGCAAGATCAGCATGTTTAGGGTTTACTCCGGCACGCTCAGATCAGACTCCCAGGTGTACAACATCACCAGAGACGCGCAGGAGCGTATCGGCCAGGTTTTCTTCATGAAAGGAAAGCAGCAGGAGCCCGCGGGTGAGGTGGGCGCTGGCGATATCGCGGCCGTGGCGAAGCTTTCAGTGACGGGCACCGGTGATACGTTTACGGACAAGGCGAACCCAATAGTGCTCCCGGCAATAGACTTTCCCAAACCCACGCTGGCGATGGCCATGAAGCCCAAGAGCAAGGGTGATGAGGACAAGATCAGCAGCGGACTTGCGAGGCTCGCCGAGGAGGATCCCACGGTCGTCGTCAGGCGGGACGTTGAGACGTCCGAAACCATAGTTGAGGGCATGGGTGAGGTTCATATCGAGGTCATCGCGGAGAAGCTGAAGCGCAAGTTCGGCACAGACGTCGTCCTCGAGACGCCGAAGGTGCCCTATCGCGAGACCATTCGTGGCACCGCAAAGGTCGAGGGCAAACACAAGAAACAGACCGGCGGCCGAGGCCAGTACGGGCACGTGTTCCTGGAACTTGAGCCGCTGCCGCCCGGCGGAGAGTTCGAGTTCGTTGACAAGATCTTTGGAGGCGCTGTGCCCAGGCAGTACATCCCCGCGGTAGAAAAGGGCGTCAGAGAGGCTCTCCAGGATGGGGTGCTCGCGGGTTACCCGATGGTTGACATCAGGGTCACCCTTTACGATGGTTCGTATCACCCAGTAGACTCGTCCGAAATGGCCTTCAAGATCGCGGCGTCAATGGCGTTCAAGAAAGGCGCCCTCGAGGCACACCCGGTGCTGCTCGAGCCCATAATGAACGTCCAGGTCGTGGTGCCTGAAAGCCAAATGGGGGATGTCATGGGTGATCTCAACAAGAGGCGTGGGCGGATCATGGGCATGGAACCGCACGGTAGATACCAGGTCATCAAGGCGCAGGTGCCCATGGCGGAGATGTTCAAGTACGCCATAGATCTGCGCTCCATCACGGGCGGCCGTGGGTCTTACTCCATGGAGTTCTCTCATTACGAGGAGGTTCCCGCACAGATCAGCCAGCAGATAATCGAGAAGGCGAAGAAAGAGAAGGAACAGCAGGGTTGA
- a CDS encoding LysM peptidoglycan-binding domain-containing protein — MPLLTYDSPNTTRVFGRGPYQTNVAVTQLVFGRRSNAVILASSEHPLDAVAALSLVHQPIDGPVLLSHPGGLDPVVLDEVRRLAPIGAEGLAQVIMIGALDSAIEQQVASLGLSVMRLTGINAYHTAAEIARFLGYPRDVMLLSGEHPLSGLCAGAMAVHGGVPVLFTLKDALPQETVAALRASGTSTNVFIIGNRELISDKVEETVRDLTTGTVGRISAEDPFELAVRFAKYRSADGRFGFGKNDKQGHAFTFVNPGRWQDAISGAILAHMGKHTPLLFCRRDDLPAVVRDYLLRINPAQGRPEPPFMHAFIVGDLDAISASVQLEIDETISIDRKADHEVVHTVAPGDNLLQIARRYGVPIRDIASANQLSGETGLAPGSRLLIPYSVTGSPPAPPAQELH, encoded by the coding sequence ATGCCTCTTCTCACTTATGATTCGCCCAACACCACCAGGGTTTTCGGAAGAGGACCGTACCAAACGAACGTCGCGGTAACGCAGCTTGTGTTCGGACGGCGATCCAATGCGGTGATACTCGCAAGCTCGGAGCATCCCTTGGACGCCGTGGCAGCCCTGTCGCTCGTCCATCAGCCGATCGACGGACCTGTGCTCCTTAGCCACCCGGGTGGTCTCGACCCCGTCGTCTTGGACGAGGTGCGGAGACTGGCACCAATCGGGGCAGAGGGACTTGCCCAGGTGATCATGATCGGGGCGCTCGACAGCGCGATTGAGCAGCAAGTGGCTTCCCTTGGCCTGTCGGTCATGAGGCTCACCGGTATCAATGCGTACCACACGGCGGCGGAGATCGCAAGGTTTCTTGGCTACCCTCGCGACGTGATGCTGTTGTCGGGGGAACACCCGCTTTCCGGCCTGTGCGCAGGCGCAATGGCGGTGCACGGTGGCGTGCCGGTGCTGTTTACGCTCAAGGATGCCCTGCCACAGGAAACGGTTGCCGCGTTACGCGCCTCAGGAACGTCCACGAACGTCTTCATTATCGGGAACCGGGAGCTGATATCGGACAAGGTCGAGGAGACGGTGCGCGACCTCACCACGGGGACGGTTGGACGAATCTCGGCTGAGGACCCGTTCGAGCTCGCCGTAAGGTTCGCGAAGTACCGTTCAGCAGACGGAAGGTTCGGATTTGGAAAGAACGACAAACAGGGCCATGCGTTCACCTTCGTGAACCCGGGGAGATGGCAGGACGCGATATCCGGCGCGATCCTAGCGCACATGGGGAAACACACCCCGCTCCTTTTCTGCCGCCGGGACGACCTCCCTGCGGTCGTCCGCGACTACCTCCTTCGGATCAACCCGGCGCAGGGCAGGCCGGAGCCTCCCTTCATGCACGCGTTCATCGTGGGAGATCTCGACGCCATATCCGCGTCGGTGCAACTTGAGATAGACGAGACGATATCCATAGACAGAAAGGCTGATCACGAAGTCGTTCACACTGTCGCACCAGGCGACAACCTTCTCCAAATCGCAAGGCGCTATGGCGTCCCGATCCGCGACATCGCCAGCGCGAACCAACTGTCGGGCGAGACCGGCCTTGCGCCTGGATCGCGACTGCTCATTCCCTATTCGGTGACGGGGTCGCCTCCCGCGCCGCCAGCGCAGGAGCTTCACTGA
- a CDS encoding GTPase, with protein sequence MANKTKVVIMGAAGRDFHNFNTFFRGNQEYEVVAFTATQIPNIEGRRYPPELAGDGYPDGIPILSEEELPAIIEKHGVDEVVFAYSDVSHLDVMHKASVALAKGPDFRLMGPTTTMLRSQVPVIAVTAVRTGVGKSQTTRRVTEIMKRHGKRTVVVRHPMPYGDLIKQRVQRFATFEDLDRYDTTIEEREEYEPHIARGFVVYAGVDYGAILREAEKEAEVVLWDGGNNDMPFYEPDLLITLADPHRPGHETSFHPGETNLRMADVVILNKVDTAKPDDVDRVEAAVRKINPGAVVIRAASPVVLEQGDMIRGKRVLVVEDGPTLTHGGMTYGAGVIAARRHGAAELVDPEPYAVGSIKATLRKYPELEPLLPAMGYGREQIRELEETINRTPADVVVIGTPIDLRRVINITKPALRVRYELEEIGHPTLEEIIVERFTGRLF encoded by the coding sequence GTGGCCAACAAGACCAAGGTAGTGATCATGGGCGCCGCTGGGCGTGACTTCCACAATTTCAACACATTCTTCCGCGGCAACCAAGAGTACGAGGTGGTGGCGTTCACCGCGACACAGATCCCGAACATCGAGGGGAGACGATATCCGCCCGAGCTCGCGGGCGACGGTTACCCGGACGGGATCCCGATCCTCTCCGAGGAAGAGCTCCCGGCCATCATAGAGAAGCACGGCGTGGACGAGGTTGTGTTCGCGTACAGTGACGTTTCTCACCTGGACGTGATGCACAAGGCGTCGGTCGCGCTTGCGAAGGGGCCCGACTTCAGGCTTATGGGCCCCACCACCACGATGCTGAGGTCGCAGGTGCCCGTCATTGCGGTAACGGCTGTGAGGACGGGTGTTGGCAAGAGCCAGACGACGCGCAGGGTGACGGAGATCATGAAGAGACACGGGAAAAGGACCGTTGTGGTCCGGCATCCCATGCCGTACGGCGACCTGATAAAGCAGAGGGTGCAGAGGTTTGCAACGTTTGAGGACCTCGACAGATACGACACCACGATCGAGGAGCGCGAAGAGTACGAGCCGCACATCGCGAGGGGGTTCGTGGTCTACGCCGGCGTCGATTACGGCGCGATTCTGCGGGAGGCGGAGAAAGAGGCAGAGGTTGTGCTCTGGGACGGCGGCAACAACGATATGCCATTCTATGAGCCGGACCTCCTGATCACCCTTGCCGACCCGCACAGGCCCGGGCACGAGACATCGTTTCACCCAGGCGAGACCAATCTCCGCATGGCTGACGTGGTCATCCTGAACAAAGTCGACACCGCGAAACCCGACGATGTGGACCGGGTCGAGGCCGCGGTGAGGAAGATCAATCCGGGGGCTGTGGTCATCCGCGCGGCATCCCCGGTCGTGCTCGAACAGGGCGACATGATACGCGGAAAGAGAGTGCTCGTGGTCGAGGATGGTCCTACCCTTACCCACGGCGGCATGACCTACGGTGCGGGCGTGATAGCGGCTAGGCGCCATGGAGCAGCGGAGCTTGTGGATCCGGAGCCTTACGCCGTTGGCTCCATCAAGGCCACCTTGAGGAAATACCCCGAGCTGGAACCATTGCTGCCGGCCATGGGCTACGGGAGGGAGCAAATAAGGGAATTGGAGGAGACGATCAACAGGACACCCGCGGACGTAGTTGTCATCGGCACGCCTATCGATCTACGCCGCGTGATAAACATAACCAAGCCAGCGCTCCGGGTGCGGTATGAGCTCGAGGAGATCGGGCATCCGACCCTGGAAGAGATAATCGTGGAAAGGTTCACGGGCAGGCTGTTCTAA
- a CDS encoding DNA mismatch repair protein MutL, with protein sequence MLNVDALIAEIGSTTTLVNAFDGLGGPNPVFLGQGRALTSVRQGDVWLGLERAMEDLARCLGAEKVGYKLLLATSSAAGGLRMTVHGLVYDMTVKAAKEAALGAGAILRMVTAGPLSDTDLARLREVRPNIILLAGGVDFGDRDTVLRNARLIAAARMGAPVIYAGNRAIQGEVKAIFDGAGTAVTIVENVYPRVDVLNIEPARRAIQRVFEEHIVTAPGMARVREVVSSGIMPTPGAVMAAAKLLYEAIGDLVVIDVGGATTDVHSVTEGSEEVAKILTSPEPVAKRTVEGDLGVFINASNIVDLVGPDKLAQDLGFDPVEALQELEPVPSTEKGLRFARALAAEAAQIAVRRHAGQVRHLYGPLGRVTVAEGKDLTKVKWIIGTGGAVARLPGGGFILEGAKGRRGDTRLLPPPDARCVIDRDYVMASCGVLARFHPDAAVAIMLRSLGLAGCHGVRESPYHSRKDGSEVSSGQQDQGSDHGRRWA encoded by the coding sequence ATGTTAAACGTAGACGCATTGATTGCAGAGATCGGGAGCACTACGACTCTGGTGAACGCCTTCGACGGGCTTGGCGGGCCGAATCCGGTGTTCCTGGGGCAAGGCCGGGCGCTCACGAGCGTTCGGCAAGGCGACGTCTGGCTGGGCCTGGAAAGGGCCATGGAAGATCTCGCTCGCTGTCTCGGCGCGGAGAAAGTAGGGTACAAGTTGCTCCTCGCCACGTCGAGCGCGGCGGGTGGCCTCAGGATGACCGTCCACGGGCTCGTATACGACATGACGGTCAAGGCCGCAAAGGAAGCCGCGCTCGGGGCCGGCGCGATCCTGAGGATGGTGACCGCGGGACCGCTGTCTGACACCGACCTGGCCAGGCTCCGCGAGGTTCGGCCGAACATCATCCTGCTCGCCGGGGGTGTGGATTTCGGCGACAGGGACACGGTTCTTCGCAACGCCCGGCTCATCGCTGCGGCGCGCATGGGCGCGCCCGTGATATACGCGGGCAACAGAGCTATCCAGGGCGAGGTAAAGGCCATTTTCGACGGGGCCGGGACGGCAGTCACGATCGTCGAGAACGTGTACCCTCGGGTAGACGTCCTGAACATCGAGCCTGCAAGGCGGGCGATCCAGAGGGTGTTCGAGGAGCACATCGTGACCGCTCCCGGAATGGCCCGCGTGCGCGAGGTGGTGAGCAGCGGGATCATGCCGACGCCCGGTGCGGTGATGGCTGCAGCCAAGCTGCTGTATGAGGCGATTGGGGACCTGGTGGTCATCGATGTGGGAGGAGCGACCACTGACGTGCACTCGGTGACCGAAGGATCGGAAGAGGTCGCGAAGATCCTGACGAGCCCAGAGCCTGTTGCCAAGCGCACGGTTGAGGGCGATCTGGGCGTTTTCATCAACGCGTCGAACATTGTCGACCTCGTGGGTCCCGATAAGCTTGCACAGGATCTTGGCTTTGATCCCGTCGAGGCGCTGCAGGAGCTCGAGCCGGTGCCTTCGACGGAAAAGGGGCTTCGGTTTGCACGTGCGCTCGCCGCGGAGGCCGCGCAGATAGCAGTTCGGCGCCATGCGGGCCAAGTCCGGCACCTGTACGGCCCGCTCGGCAGGGTGACGGTGGCCGAGGGAAAGGACCTGACGAAGGTCAAGTGGATCATCGGGACCGGCGGGGCGGTGGCGAGGCTGCCGGGCGGCGGGTTCATATTGGAGGGCGCGAAAGGGCGACGGGGTGACACCCGGCTCCTTCCGCCGCCTGACGCGAGGTGCGTGATAGACAGGGACTACGTGATGGCATCATGCGGCGTGCTTGCGAGATTCCATCCAGACGCCGCCGTAGCGATAATGCTTCGGAGCTTGGGGCTCGCGGGCTGTCATGGCGTTCGCGAGAGCCCGTATCATTCAAGAAAAGACGGGAGTGAGGTCTCAAGTGGCCAACAAGACCAAGGTAGTGATCATGGGCGCCGCTGGGCGTGA
- a CDS encoding LuxR family transcriptional regulator yields MRPDEKLDVREILRDLEHYRPRRRGWVWREKLPPGTKVGPFEYRQISRPLDRSVALPAAKYFGGIDPQPEVVVTTEIASGRFEDDIRRMRMAAWHGADHIMVIRTIGQSHFDGLIEGTPEGVGGVPITRKQVRATRKALDLIEDEVGRPINFHSYVSGVAGPEIAVLFAEEGVNGAHQDPQYNVLYRNVNMYRSFVDAAVAKTLMQWAGMAQIDGAHNANATAREAWKVTPELMVQHAINCAYSVKVGMAKENICLSTVPPAAPPAPEMRLDLPYAVALRRLFAGYRFRAQMNTKYIESSTREATVTHALNLVLSRLTSADIQSTITPDEGRNVPWHYNNIAALATAKQVLIGLDGLRDMVKLDDDPNGELERKAREITERAVLFLEEILDVGGYFEAVRQGFFVDSGMYPERNGDGIARDPEGGVAAGTIVPRDADYMAPVCAHFGDNHLPEGTRADRPCDLIGGCTLCNPDKIVYVDELDPTDNVDTRLATLEAGPPGLVYPEVEWAADRVVTMTMFWPIDEARAEAAALETARRLGLEEPKVIHKEVMHPAEGTLVEVKGRVTFGIDLASLKTPESQKPLSPDEIREFVRRRGGVKVVAATVGQDEHSVGLREILDIKHGGLEGFGIECHYLGTSCPVEKLVNAAIEVGADAILASMIITHADVHRMNMKKLASLCVEKGIRDRVLLVAGGTQVTRDIATESGMDAGFGRGTRGIDVATFLVRTLQEKEAHSEGRNDPGPGGGSSEGTDSGAPAC; encoded by the coding sequence CTGCGGCCCGACGAGAAGCTGGACGTGCGGGAGATCCTCCGCGATCTCGAGCATTACAGACCCAGGCGGCGAGGCTGGGTCTGGCGTGAGAAGCTACCGCCCGGCACAAAGGTCGGACCATTCGAGTACCGCCAGATATCGCGCCCACTGGATCGATCTGTGGCGCTTCCTGCGGCGAAGTACTTCGGTGGCATAGACCCCCAGCCAGAGGTGGTCGTGACCACGGAGATCGCGTCGGGCCGGTTCGAGGATGACATAAGGCGGATGAGGATGGCGGCCTGGCACGGGGCGGATCACATAATGGTCATCCGCACCATCGGTCAAAGCCATTTCGACGGGCTCATCGAAGGCACTCCGGAAGGGGTGGGCGGTGTCCCTATCACGCGAAAACAGGTGCGTGCGACGCGCAAGGCACTGGATCTCATCGAGGACGAAGTAGGCCGGCCGATAAACTTCCACTCGTATGTGAGTGGTGTGGCGGGCCCAGAGATCGCCGTGCTTTTCGCCGAGGAGGGCGTGAACGGCGCACACCAGGACCCGCAGTACAACGTGCTGTACAGGAACGTCAACATGTACCGGTCATTCGTCGACGCGGCGGTGGCCAAGACCTTGATGCAATGGGCCGGCATGGCGCAGATCGACGGAGCGCACAATGCGAACGCCACTGCCCGTGAGGCGTGGAAGGTCACGCCTGAGCTGATGGTGCAGCATGCCATCAACTGCGCCTATTCAGTGAAAGTTGGGATGGCGAAGGAGAACATATGCCTGTCCACCGTCCCTCCTGCGGCCCCGCCTGCGCCAGAGATGCGCCTGGATCTGCCGTATGCTGTGGCCCTTCGCAGGCTCTTCGCAGGGTACAGGTTCCGGGCCCAAATGAACACGAAGTACATAGAATCGTCCACGCGCGAGGCGACCGTCACCCACGCTCTTAACCTCGTGTTATCGAGGCTCACAAGCGCCGACATCCAGAGCACCATCACGCCTGACGAGGGACGGAACGTCCCCTGGCACTACAACAACATCGCTGCCCTGGCCACCGCCAAACAGGTGCTCATCGGGCTTGACGGGCTGCGAGACATGGTGAAGCTTGACGACGACCCCAACGGCGAGCTGGAGCGGAAAGCGCGCGAGATCACCGAGCGGGCGGTATTGTTCCTCGAGGAGATCTTGGACGTCGGCGGGTACTTCGAGGCTGTGCGGCAAGGCTTCTTCGTCGACTCCGGAATGTATCCGGAGCGCAACGGCGACGGGATAGCGCGAGACCCCGAGGGGGGCGTGGCGGCAGGGACCATAGTGCCGCGCGACGCAGACTATATGGCACCGGTGTGCGCTCACTTCGGTGACAACCATCTCCCCGAGGGAACGAGGGCGGACCGGCCATGCGATCTCATCGGGGGATGCACTCTGTGCAACCCCGACAAGATAGTATACGTCGATGAACTTGACCCCACGGACAACGTCGATACGAGGCTCGCGACGCTGGAGGCCGGGCCGCCGGGCCTGGTTTATCCTGAGGTCGAGTGGGCTGCGGACCGGGTCGTGACCATGACCATGTTCTGGCCGATCGACGAGGCCCGCGCAGAGGCGGCGGCGCTCGAGACCGCGCGCAGGCTCGGACTGGAGGAGCCCAAGGTCATCCACAAGGAGGTCATGCATCCAGCGGAGGGCACCCTGGTGGAAGTGAAGGGCAGGGTGACGTTCGGGATAGACCTCGCGAGCCTCAAGACGCCAGAGTCACAAAAGCCTCTTTCGCCTGACGAAATCAGGGAGTTCGTGAGGCGGAGAGGAGGCGTCAAGGTCGTCGCGGCCACGGTGGGCCAGGACGAGCACTCTGTCGGGCTCCGGGAGATACTAGACATAAAGCACGGCGGGCTTGAGGGCTTCGGGATCGAGTGCCATTACCTGGGAACGTCCTGCCCTGTTGAAAAACTCGTGAACGCGGCGATCGAGGTCGGTGCCGACGCGATCCTCGCAAGCATGATAATCACCCATGCCGATGTCCACAGGATGAACATGAAGAAGCTCGCTAGCCTGTGTGTCGAAAAGGGTATCCGCGACAGGGTGCTTTTGGTCGCCGGCGGCACCCAGGTCACGCGGGACATCGCAACCGAATCAGGAATGGACGCCGGGTTCGGGCGCGGGACCCGCGGCATAGACGTAGCCACCTTCCTCGTGCGGACGCTCCAAGAAAAGGAGGCGCACTCAGAGGGCAGAAACGACCCAGGCCCAGGCGGAGGCTCGAGCGAGGGCACGGATTCGGGGGCCCCGGCATGTTAA
- a CDS encoding ornithine aminomutase produces MVRPDDFEERRRHLAGMSDEELARYFWELADKVVQPLVELARTHTSPSIERSVLLRMGFSSLEAKAIVDRCVERGLLGKGAGHVVWKLATARGMSVREAGVALAEGRMWDEAVSLFGAGR; encoded by the coding sequence ATGGTTCGGCCTGATGATTTCGAGGAGAGGCGTCGGCATCTCGCCGGCATGAGCGATGAAGAGCTCGCGAGGTACTTTTGGGAGCTGGCGGACAAAGTGGTGCAGCCTTTGGTGGAGCTTGCGCGCACCCACACTTCACCCTCGATTGAAAGGTCGGTTCTCCTCCGGATGGGGTTTTCCAGCCTGGAGGCGAAAGCCATCGTGGATAGGTGCGTCGAGAGAGGCCTTCTCGGCAAGGGCGCGGGCCACGTGGTGTGGAAGCTCGCGACCGCCCGAGGGATGAGTGTGCGCGAGGCCGGCGTCGCCCTGGCCGAGGGCAGGATGTGGGACGAGGCTGTGAGCCTCTTCGGTGCCGGGAGGTGA
- a CDS encoding PLP-dependent lyase/thiolase: MPGTSYADVMARRQDIMRSAVGIDYEKFELGAIAFDYEGMMDEVGYTLDEVHAIQEETSVGRTPLVELRNITEVVRRISAPGKGARILVKDESANPSGSFKDRRASVSVYCAKKKGYPGVIAATSGNYGAAVASQAAKHGLKCIIVQETYDSKGRGQPEIIEKGRACEAYGAEVHQLTVGPELFYVFLRLLEETGFFNASLYTPFSVAGIETLGYEVGTETLRMTGRFPDAVIVTHAGGGNVTGTARGLRKAGCRHTQVIAASVDLLGLHMASDTDFNRKSFTTGHTGFGIPFATWPDRADVPRNAARPLRYMDRYVTVTQGEVFYVTEMLAKLEGMERGPAGNTSLAAAIAVAREMDRDQVVVVQETEYTGAGKHPYAQLSFAREMGIEIRRGDPRENVPGKRIVIPLHPSQIHVKDVSLADMRRSYIRNALSCAKGRQISAEDVRFLADDTNSTVGFVEETIRELQRGGEVPE; this comes from the coding sequence ATGCCCGGCACGAGTTACGCGGATGTCATGGCGAGGCGCCAAGACATCATGAGATCGGCGGTGGGCATCGACTACGAGAAGTTCGAGCTCGGCGCGATCGCCTTTGATTACGAGGGGATGATGGACGAGGTCGGGTACACGCTCGACGAAGTCCACGCCATCCAGGAAGAAACGAGCGTCGGGCGAACGCCCCTGGTCGAGCTCCGCAACATCACCGAGGTGGTGCGGCGGATATCCGCTCCTGGCAAGGGCGCCCGGATCCTGGTGAAAGACGAATCTGCGAATCCGTCGGGGAGCTTTAAGGACAGGCGCGCGTCGGTATCCGTGTACTGTGCCAAGAAGAAGGGGTATCCAGGGGTCATAGCCGCAACCAGCGGCAATTACGGGGCAGCCGTGGCGTCGCAGGCCGCTAAGCATGGCCTCAAGTGCATCATTGTGCAAGAAACCTACGATTCGAAGGGGCGCGGCCAGCCCGAGATCATTGAGAAGGGACGGGCGTGCGAAGCGTACGGGGCCGAAGTCCACCAGCTCACAGTGGGGCCCGAGCTCTTCTACGTCTTCCTGAGGCTCCTCGAGGAGACAGGTTTCTTCAACGCTTCCCTCTATACGCCGTTTAGCGTCGCGGGCATCGAGACCCTCGGGTACGAGGTGGGCACGGAGACGCTGCGGATGACAGGGCGCTTCCCGGATGCGGTCATCGTGACCCACGCGGGCGGCGGGAATGTTACCGGAACGGCGCGGGGTCTCCGCAAGGCGGGGTGCCGGCACACTCAGGTCATCGCTGCGAGCGTCGACCTTCTCGGGCTTCACATGGCCAGCGACACCGATTTCAACAGGAAATCCTTTACGACCGGGCACACGGGCTTCGGGATTCCATTTGCGACGTGGCCGGATAGGGCGGATGTTCCTCGAAACGCCGCGAGGCCCCTGCGCTACATGGACAGGTACGTCACCGTGACCCAGGGCGAGGTCTTTTACGTCACCGAGATGCTGGCGAAGCTCGAGGGGATGGAGCGAGGTCCCGCGGGGAACACGTCGCTCGCCGCTGCCATCGCCGTAGCGCGGGAGATGGATCGCGACCAGGTGGTGGTCGTGCAGGAGACCGAGTACACGGGAGCAGGGAAGCACCCTTATGCGCAGCTTTCGTTCGCGCGCGAGATGGGGATCGAGATTAGACGCGGGGATCCCCGCGAGAACGTCCCCGGAAAACGGATAGTCATACCTCTTCACCCGTCGCAGATCCACGTCAAGGACGTATCCCTCGCCGACATGCGCAGGTCCTACATACGGAATGCCTTGTCTTGCGCAAAAGGTCGGCAGATATCCGCGGAGGACGTGAGGTTCCTCGCTGATGATACCAATTCGACCGTGGGCTTCGTCGAGGAAACCATCCGCGAGCTGCAAAGGGGAGGGGAGGTCCCAGAGTGA
- a CDS encoding 2-amino-4-ketopentanoate thiolase, which yields MCDVNVPESENSKRVRSGEYVQVHSIILKPGERAPQVPEDTQKVPLELRIKGYLDHDALVGDEVTITTVLGRKVRGRLVAVNPPYPHSFARPVPELLHIGEELWGLLGAREAGRNKEGGEP from the coding sequence ATGTGTGACGTGAACGTTCCGGAGTCAGAAAACAGCAAGCGCGTGCGGTCCGGGGAGTACGTGCAGGTGCACTCGATCATTCTGAAACCTGGCGAGCGGGCCCCGCAAGTCCCCGAGGACACCCAGAAGGTTCCTTTGGAGCTGCGAATCAAGGGGTATCTGGACCACGACGCGCTCGTTGGAGATGAGGTGACGATCACCACGGTGCTTGGGAGAAAGGTCAGGGGACGGCTGGTCGCGGTGAATCCTCCGTACCCCCATTCCTTTGCTAGGCCCGTGCCCGAGCTCCTCCACATTGGCGAGGAACTATGGGGGCTTCTCGGCGCACGGGAGGCCGGGAGGAACAAAGAGGGTGGTGAACCGTGA